CTGTTGCGCTGGCCCTTGTGCCGGAGGCTGTCGCCTTTTCATTTGTTGCGGGAGTCAATCCCCTTACGGGACTTTATGCCGCCTTTATGGTGGGACTCATTACATCACTTGTCGGTGGACGACCGGGCATGATTTCCGGCGCTACGGGAGCCCTGGCTGTGGTCATGGTCAGTCTTGTTTCCAGTCATGGTGTAGAATACCTTTTTGCCACCGTTGTCCTCATGGGATTTATTCAAATTTCAGCAGGGCTTCTCAAGCTCGGCAAATTTATCCGTATGGTCCCTTTCCCGGTTATGCTCGGTTTTGTCAATGGCCTGGCCATTGTTATTTTTCTGGCCCAGATTCCCCAGTTTCAGCTTACCCTTCCCGATGGCAGCCAGAGCTGGCTCCCTAAAGGGGAGTTGGGACTTATGCTGGCCCTTGTTTTTGTAACCATCTTTATCATGTATTTTCTACCCAAAATTACACGGGCCCTTCCCGCCGGCCTTATTGCCATTCTTGTTGTTACGCTTATTGTTATTTTCGGTGGACTTGAGACGAAGACCGTCGGTGACATTGCCCGTATCGGTGGAGGCTTTCCACCCTTTCACATGCCCCGTGTTCCGATTAACCTGGAGACGATAAAGATTATTTTTCCCTATGCTGTTATCCTTGCCGCCATCGGTTTAATTGAGTCACTTCTGACGATGAGTGTTATCGATGAAATGACGGAAACCCGTGGAAAGGGTAACCGTGTCTGCATAGGGCAGGGGACGGCCAATGTTTTTACGGGGCTTTTTAGCGGCATGGGCGGCTGTGCCATGATCGGTCAGAGTATGATTAATATCAGTTCCGGTGGTCAGCGCAATCTCTCCGGTATCTCTGCGGCACTTTTTCTCCTCAGCTTTATTCTTTTCGGTTCTTCACTTATCGAGATGATTCCCGTTGCATCCCTTGCAGGGATCATGTTTATGGTCGTACTGGGGACCTTTGAATGGGGGACATTCAGAATGATGAAGCGCGTTCCCCATGAAGATTTTTTTGTCATTATTCTTGTGGCGCTGGTTACCGTATTTACTGATCTTGCCATTGCCGTCGTTGTCGGTGTCATTGTTTCGGCACTCGTATTTGCCTGGAAACATGCCAGGGAAATTCATGCCGAGACAGTGATTAATGCCGGGGGTGCGAAGGTGTACAAATTAAATGGGCCTCTTTTTTTCGCCTCCATTCACCGCTTCAGTGAAATATTCAATCCTCATAATGATCCCGGCGAAGTCGTCATCGATTTTGCCCATTCCCGCGTTGCCGACCATTCGGCCATTGAAGCCATCGATGCGCTGGCAGAACGCTATACAAAGGCAGGCAAGAAGCTTCATCTCTGCCATTTAAGCCGGGAATGCCGTGATTTGCTGGAAAAAGCGGGAGACCTTGTGGAAGTCAATATCAAGGAAGATCCCCAATATTATGTTGCTGATGATAAGCTGGCTTTTTAAATAGCATGCCCGCCGGCTATGGTCCTGGAATATAATTCTGGAAGGGGTATATTGCTTTCACTCATAGATCAGGCGGGCATTTTTTGAAAGTTTTTTCGAATCGAGCGTTTGCCTGGGGGGGGCGGGGACGAGTGTGTCGCGGCGTTTCGCTGGAAGTCCTCAAGAATCTCGATAGTGGGCCCAGTGCCTGTCGATAGCGGTCTCCAGTTCCCCGAAGGGAAAGTCCGCGCCGTGGGCCTCCTGGAAGGCGACAAGGAAAGCGAGAATAGCAGCGCCTTCGGCCTGGGTTAGCCTGTCGAAGCGCTCGTGGAAAATGGCCGATGGGACGCCGGAATCAAACCATTCGAGTTGCTGTTTTCGGAGAAGGTCCGTCATGTCCTTCGGAAAACCGAGCCCGGACGGGATCTGATCAACGTGATCAAGCGCATCTGTGATATCTGTGCGAGAGGGCTCAGTGAGTGCAGTTATCAGTTCGGAGGCAAAAACACTGACAGATACATAGGACTTCAGGGAAGCATGCAGGAAAGCCGGCAGGAAGTAGAGGAATGCTTCCGGACTGAGCATCCAGAGGTTGCTTTCGACATTGCTCCGGAGTTCGTAATCGGTGAGTTCCTTTGAGGTCTTCGCAGCAAGGAGTTCACGCAAGTGATCGCCCTCGTGACTTACGGACTGTCGCAAGATCTGAGTAGCCGGGGGCCTGGGACGTGAGGCGAAGGCATTGAAGAAGAGCGCTTTGAGGTTCATGTCATGGGGAGTCTGCATGGTTATTACGCTGATGACGATTCATCAGGCGAGATCTCCTCCTTGATCAGCACGAGCAGCGCTATTACTGCTGTTGCGGTAGCTAAGGCGCCTGCACCTGCGCCCGCTGCTGCGGCCAGGGCAGCGATGGCTTTCGCAAGTGCGATAATCGCTACGATGAGCGCGACAACCACTGCGATGGCTACTACCGCAGCTCCGGCTGCAATGACATCACGCGCACGCTGGACGACAACCGCCATTGCTGCGATCAGTTCCGGCGGACAGTTGGATGCGTTGAAAAACCGATAGCAGCGGTTCATCATGTTGACTTTGTCTTGCACTTGCTGGCGATGGCCGCTGTCTCCACCCCTGAAGCAAGTAGTATCGAGCGCCACGCGTGCGGCGATCTCCGCAGTGATAGCGGCAATCTTTGTTGCCAGAGTGAGACAGTTGTCACCAGCAGAGCAAGCGCCGAGGGTGCTCACGATCGCTTTTGCTGTTTCGACCGAGCCCCGCAGAGCGAGATAGGTCGCCCAACTGCAGTCTCCCGGGGGCACCATGCCGTCACCGGGCCAACACTGCACAACGTTTCCGGCCATTCCCATGTGCAATTCGTTACGCTTAATATGTTGTTCACCCTTTTCATTTTCAAAGCGGTGTTGGATAGGAGGCGCAGCCCCTTGCTGTACGACATGGGTCAACTCGTGCGCAAGCAACTGTTGTCCTGCGTAGGTGTGGGGATGATACCGGTCCTCCCGGAAGACGATATGGCTGCCTCGCGTAAAGGCGTGCGCTCCGACTGCACGGGTGGCTCTATCTGCTGATTGATCAGTATGGATCCGTACATGGCTGAAGTCCACACCGAAGCGAGGCTCGAAGAAGGCCCGTTGCTCCTTCGCTAAGGGATGCCCACTGCGAACTGCATCAACCTTTGCTTCGGCCTGGTGTTGTGCCTGGCCCCTCTCGCCATGGGCGACTGCGGGTGCAGTCTTCCGATGCAGCATTTCCTCCTCGCACTCAGTACAGAGGCGTTGAACAGGTTTTGTTGCAAGTTCCTCGCCGGCTCCAATGTGGAGGCGCTGGATTGCCGGTGGCGCAGTGTGCGTGCTGTGGCGCCCATCCATGCGCATTACCTGTTCAGATATGCGGTCTGCTTCCTGCTCATATTTATCCCCTGGCCTGTTAATCGCTAATTTTGTTTGTATTGCTGATGCTTTGCGAGAATGTATTGGAAGCCGGCTAAAATCGTGTCCGAAGTTAAGTGATGCCGTGTCTGCCAGTCCGCCATTGGGTCCTTCCGTCTGTGACCGTAATACTTGTTGTACGGTTTGATTTCCCATGGCACGCTGTAAATTCAGGATCGAATTCACATCATGCTTTTGCCGGAGACGGGCCCGGCCGGGTGTACAGGAATTCTTGAGCGCATTCTTTTGAACTGTCTTCGGTATACCAGTAAAAGTATGCATAATTGGTCCTCCACAGATTCTCTTGCGCCTGGAATTATGGGATAGCTTTACTGCGAAACTACCATATGAAAGGTAGTAATGCAAATTGAATGTAACAATTTAATCAATAATGCGGCGCCGGGCCGCAACTCACACCGTGCTTTGCGGCAACTTTGGAGCGCAGCGGAAAGCTTGTCCGGCAACAGCGCCTTGTTCAAGGGATTGAGGGCGACCTTGCAGGTCGTCACAATCCTGAAGGTAGCGCCTGTTAGCTTGTATTAAATGGATGTGTCTTCTGAAAACATAATCTTAATAGCTTTTTCATTCTCGAAGGTTACTGAAAAAAGAGAATCGAATTTAGAACTTTCATGCCACCACCAAATCCAAATTCGACCATCTTCTCGCTCTTCCTGGTGGAGGGGTGTTCCTAATATTTTAATAATATCATTTTTCGGCATTCCCACTTTAATTTTAGGATTCATTTCCCACTTTGGATTATTAATTTCAACATTGGTTACCCATAACAAGTCATGATTTTTTCGTCCGACTTCAATAGTAAGACCATCGTAAAATAAAACAAGGTTTTTATCATGATCCTCACTTGATTGGGGTTTACCAAGAGTGGAAATAACTTCATCAAATTTGCTTCCGAGTTTGATGCCTTGAAGGGCAGGGTCCCATTTATTCTCCGGTAATTTGGGGGCTCTGGCCATGGCAAAGGTCAATGTTGCTGACATAGACATGGTTAGTAATAAAGCGATAATAGAATTAAATTTCACTGATCTTTCTTTCTGTTGTAGCGCAATCATTGCACTAAGCCGATGTGGCAGTGCAGGGTTAAGCCGGGTAATCGCTAATTTGATATCCCGGTAAGTCGCTCACAGGCTTGAAAGCCATTGCTTATACTGTGTCTAATTGAGTTATATTAATTTCATATATATTTATTCCGAGGGTGGTTGCCCCGCAAAGAGCTGGCGCTGTAACACCTGTAATGTAGCCGCAATTTGATGAAATGACTTCAACACTATTGTCGGTTAATTCAAGTTCCATTTCAGATAATGGAACGCCAGGGCCCTCACACTGTTTGGAACTATCACTCTTGAATGTTTTAACAGTGGTTGCTGAAGGTCCACTAGAGGATTCAATATAGGAAACGGTAAAAAGAATTGTCATCAACGATAATATGACTTTATTTGACAATTTGCTCTCCTTACTTGACTTTATTGCCTAAATGTAGTGCCTGGTTAGGCTTTCCAAGTTACCGCTGCGATTCTTCCAGTAAGATAGTAGAAACATTTGATTTGTCATTATCCGTTAATAAGGTGTCAGAATAGTTTGGATTTACTTTGTACCATGTCTTAGCCTTAAACCAGGTATTTAGGTCATCATTATTGAAGGTTCTTCCATGCCGTGCAAAAATAGAATTTCTTAATAGCCACAACCTTTTATTATCGATGTGTAATAAATTACTCTCTTTCAATTTAATATCAGATAAGATCATTTTTTCTAAATAGTTATATGGCTCAACATTATTCATTTTTTTGTTGTCAAGATAATTAAATAGGTAGGTAGGTTGCAGAGCTTTTTTAATAATTAATTTATCCTTTTCTGACCTTAAACTATATCTATAAGTGTTTTCATTTTTTTCATAAAGAAGATGTTCATCAGACTCCCAAATGAATTTTTTTCCGTCTCTTGGGAGAAATATTATGTTTGTAGGATTTTGCACATTTATTACAACAGGCTTTCTTTTTGAGTAAGATTGGATGTAAACGTCATTAGGTGACCAAAAATTTCTAGATAAAACGTATGCATCAGATATTTTTTTAGTAACTTCATTAGACATATTGTAGACCAATAATTCTTTATAATCACGCATGAAGGCAATATACTGCTTTGTGTTTGAAATTATTGGTTTCGTAAGTCTAACCTCATTACCTCTGCGAAA
This sequence is a window from Deltaproteobacteria bacterium. Protein-coding genes within it:
- a CDS encoding SulP family inorganic anion transporter — translated: MFALYYKHAARAKDDVLSGLTVALALVPEAVAFSFVAGVNPLTGLYAAFMVGLITSLVGGRPGMISGATGALAVVMVSLVSSHGVEYLFATVVLMGFIQISAGLLKLGKFIRMVPFPVMLGFVNGLAIVIFLAQIPQFQLTLPDGSQSWLPKGELGLMLALVFVTIFIMYFLPKITRALPAGLIAILVVTLIVIFGGLETKTVGDIARIGGGFPPFHMPRVPINLETIKIIFPYAVILAAIGLIESLLTMSVIDEMTETRGKGNRVCIGQGTANVFTGLFSGMGGCAMIGQSMINISSGGQRNLSGISAALFLLSFILFGSSLIEMIPVASLAGIMFMVVLGTFEWGTFRMMKRVPHEDFFVIILVALVTVFTDLAIAVVVGVIVSALVFAWKHAREIHAETVINAGGAKVYKLNGPLFFASIHRFSEIFNPHNDPGEVVIDFAHSRVADHSAIEAIDALAERYTKAGKKLHLCHLSRECRDLLEKAGDLVEVNIKEDPQYYVADDKLAF
- a CDS encoding DUF4157 domain-containing protein; translation: MHTFTGIPKTVQKNALKNSCTPGRARLRQKHDVNSILNLQRAMGNQTVQQVLRSQTEGPNGGLADTASLNFGHDFSRLPIHSRKASAIQTKLAINRPGDKYEQEADRISEQVMRMDGRHSTHTAPPAIQRLHIGAGEELATKPVQRLCTECEEEMLHRKTAPAVAHGERGQAQHQAEAKVDAVRSGHPLAKEQRAFFEPRFGVDFSHVRIHTDQSADRATRAVGAHAFTRGSHIVFREDRYHPHTYAGQQLLAHELTHVVQQGAAPPIQHRFENEKGEQHIKRNELHMGMAGNVVQCWPGDGMVPPGDCSWATYLALRGSVETAKAIVSTLGACSAGDNCLTLATKIAAITAEIAARVALDTTCFRGGDSGHRQQVQDKVNMMNRCYRFFNASNCPPELIAAMAVVVQRARDVIAAGAAVVAIAVVVALIVAIIALAKAIAALAAAAGAGAGALATATAVIALLVLIKEEISPDESSSA
- a CDS encoding YARHG domain-containing protein, whose protein sequence is MTKISTILFFCLLILWTSYSTNAEEQHKSSTAIAFLRDGQIWIAEHNGQNERLFITTTGKVKDYLFSPDLKYLAYHGTMKGEVGMFEILDIESGKLIHEKKFNLKKKAVHFNRWMSKIKLLFRWVTLETELGPMGMSYEYDIEAGKADEINWDTDIIDYDTENTLKVYHDTVKDDQNRRMVGFDQLHLFDLKSKTNKIIYTIDRKGFRRGNEVRLTKPIISNTKQYIAFMRDYKELLVYNMSNEVTKKISDAYVLSRNFWSPNDVYIQSYSKRKPVVINVQNPTNIIFLPRDGKKFIWESDEHLLYEKNENTYRYSLRSEKDKLIIKKALQPTYLFNYLDNKKMNNVEPYNYLEKMILSDIKLKESNLLHIDNKRLWLLRNSIFARHGRTFNNDDLNTWFKAKTWYKVNPNYSDTLLTDNDKSNVSTILLEESQR